The DNA window TGGCCGCGGCGCTGGCCCGGGAGCCGTCGCTGCTGATCGCCGACGAGGTGACCACCATGGTCGACCAGGAGGGCCGGGAGGCCCTGCTCGGCGTGCTGTCGGGCCTCACCGAACGACACCGGACCGCGCTGGTGCACATCACCCACTACAACGTCGAGGCCGAGTCGGCCGACCGCGCGATCAACCTCAGCGATTCGCCGGACAACGCCGACATGGTCGAGTCCGCACCCACGCCGCTGCCGTCCGCGCCGGTGGCGCACCTCTCCTCCGCGCCGGCGATCGAGCTCCTCGGGGTCGGCCACGAATACGCCAGTGGCACACCGTGGGCCAAACCCGCGCTGCGCGACATCAGCTTCGTGGTGGAGCAGGGCGACGGGCTGCTGATCCACGGCGGCAACGGGTCCGGCAAGTCGACGCTGGCCTGGATCATGGCGGGGCTGACGATTCCCACCACCGGCGCCTGCCTCCTCGACGGCCGGCCCACCCACGAGCAGGTCGGCGCGGTGGCGCTGTCGTTCCAGGCGGCCCGGCTGCAGCTGATGCGCAGCCGCGTCGACCGGGAAGTGGCCTCGGCCGCGGGTTTCTCGCACCGCGACCGGGACCGCGTCGCCGCGGCGCTGGGCGCCGTCGGGCTGGACCCCGCGCTCGCCACACGCCGCATCGACCAGCTCAGCGGCGGTCAGATGCGCCGAGTGGTGCTGGCCGGGCTGCTGGCGTGTTCGCCGCGGGCATTGATCCTCGACGAGCCGCTGGCGGGGCTGGACGCCTCCGCCCAGCGAGGCCTGCTGCGACTGCTCGAAGACCTGCGCCGCGAGCAGGGCCTCACGGTGGTGGTCATCTCCCACGACTTCGTCGGCCTGGAGGCCGTGTGCCCACGCACCCTGCATCTGCAGAACGGCAGGCTCCAGTCGGTCCCGGCCGCGGCCGGGGGCGTGGCATGACGGCGGCCGCGGGCCCCGAGCACGGCACGACCCGGCACCCGCCGCGGCCGGTGGTGCTGCTCGTCCCGGTGCCCGGGACGTCGACCATCCACGAACTGTGGGCCGGTACAAAACTGCTCGTGGTCTTCGGAATCTCGATGCTGCTGACTTTCTACCCGGGCTGGGTGGCGATCGGCGCGGTGGCCGCGCTGGTGGCGACCGCGATGCGGATCGCGCGCATTCCGCGCGGGGTGTTGCCGTCGGTTCCGCGCTGGCTGTGGGTCATCGTTGCGCTGGGCGGCATCACAGCCGCGCTGGGCGGGGGCAGCCCGGTGATCGCCGTGGGTGGCCTGCACCTGGCCCTCGGCGGGTTCCTGCAGTTTCTACGGATCACCGCGCTGTCGGTGGTGCTGCTCGCGCTGGGCGCGATGGTGTCCTGGACCACCAACGTCGCCGAGATCGGCCCCGCCATGGCG is part of the Mycobacterium sp. HUMS_12744610 genome and encodes:
- a CDS encoding CbiQ family ECF transporter T component yields the protein MTAAAGPEHGTTRHPPRPVVLLVPVPGTSTIHELWAGTKLLVVFGISMLLTFYPGWVAIGAVAALVATAMRIARIPRGVLPSVPRWLWVIVALGGITAALGGGSPVIAVGGLHLALGGFLQFLRITALSVVLLALGAMVSWTTNVAEIGPAMAVLGRPLRPLRIPVDEWAVALALALRAFPMLIDEFQVLHAARRLRPRRVPHGRRARLRRNALEVIDLLAAAITVTLRRGDEMGDAITARGGTGQLSANPARPKMTDWVTLAITTAVCGAAVWVETAFHLAR